In a single window of the Antedon mediterranea chromosome 1, ecAntMedi1.1, whole genome shotgun sequence genome:
- the LOC140044030 gene encoding PDF receptor-like isoform X1 yields the protein MDWNDKACTDKCRDRYYDYEKELNLKGAAYCGVDFDSTICWPPTLANETAVVVCPEGNPLIDTSKTAFQKCNINATWNKIPGYILQCFYDDNKEVVTHKQTDEELAAKEQFLNDVAGISRFVELFFICLSLFSLIVALFVLNYFSALKCHRTRIHKHLFCALIIFEVILTITVVEELISFYKPDQCSIIKDDTIAATPILCETLIVVREYSRFVVFAWMFIEGHYLNGLVSAAVFGTPKFVLYYIFGWMSPLPFLVLWIIFMSKSVLQCWYDYASSKYYLLVEIPRLSLLGINIVLLFNIIRVLVTKLRQNNSGESQLVRKAIKATAVLTPLLGVCNLTYLITPNSEAHEQSKVQIVFNHCIIKLPPAIQGFIVALLYCFLNGEVLAILRRRWSSWRLHRISGNTVRRTSASVFTTLTDDTEATGARRASARQTYVRMATIKDDDELDKIDETTPCAPQLHVDNHDKETKLNGHV from the exons ATGGATTGGAATGATAAGGCGTGCACTGATAAATGCCGGGATAGATATTATGATTATGAAAAAGAATTGAATCTAAAAG GTGCAGCGTACTGTGGTGTTGATTTTGACAGTACAATATGCTGGCCGCCTACACTTGCAAATGAGACAGCAGTTGTGGTGTGTCCTGAAGGAAACCCATTAATAGACACCAGCA AAACAGCATTTCAAAAATGCAACATCAATGCAACTTGGAACAAAATTCCAGGATATATATTACAATGTTTTTACGACGACAACAAGGAAGTAGTAACTCATAAGCAAACGGATGAGGAATTAGCCGCAAAGGAACAG ttTTTAAACGACGTTGCTGGTATAAGTCGATttgttgaattattttttatctgCCTCTCGTTATTCAGCCTTATCGTTGCGCTATTTGTCCTGAATTATTTCAG TGCTCTTAAGTGCCACCGCACCCGCATTCACAAACACTTATTTTGTGCTCTAATCATCTTTGAGGTCATCTTGACAATCACTGTTGTCGAAGAATTAATTAGTTTCTATAAACCAGACCAGTGCTCCATAATTAAGGATGATACTATTGCGGCGACC CCAATTTTATGTGAAACTCTGATTGTAGTGAGAGAATACAGCCGTTTTGTTGTCTTTGCTTGGATGTTCATCGAGGGACACTATTTGAATGGACTCGTATCAGCGGCAGTCTTCGGCACTCCGAAATTTGTTCTTTACTATATCTTTGGTTGGA TGTCTCCTTTACCGTTTCTTGTGCTGTGGATAATATTCATGTCAAAATCTGTTTTGCA atGTTGGTATGATTATGCAtcttcaaaatattatttattagtcGAGATTCCACGCCTCTCACTTTTAGGG ATTAACATTGTTCTTCTTTTCAACATCATCCGGGTCCTTGTAACGAAACTTCGACAGAACAATTCTGGAGAAAGTCAGCTTGTGCG AAAAGCAATTAAAGCAACCGCTGTTTTAACACCACTGTTGGGAGTGTGTAACCTCACGTATTTAATAACCCCAAATTCTGAAGCACATGAGCAGTCTAAGGTACAAATAGTGTTCAATCACTGTATCATAAAGCTGCCACCTGCTATACAAGGCTTTATTGTGGCGTTGCTGTACTGTTTTCTTAATGGAGAG GTGCTAGCCATTTTGCGGAGGCGATGGTCAAGTTGGCGATTACACCGGATCAGTGGTAACACAGTGCGTCGAACTTCAGCCTCAGTTTTCACCACTCTTACAGAC GACACTGAAGCTACAGGAGCACGCCGCGCAAGTGCTCGCCAGACCTAT GTCCGGATGGCGACAATAAAGGATGATGACGAGCTAGACAAAATTGATGAAACAACGCCCTGTGCACCACAACTTCACGTTGATAACCACGATAAAGAAACTAAATTAAATGGTCACGTGTAA
- the LOC140044030 gene encoding PDF receptor-like isoform X2: MDWNDKACTDKCRDRYYDYEKELNLKGAAYCGVDFDSTICWPPTLANETAVVVCPEGNPLIDTSKTAFQKCNINATWNKIPGYILQCFYDDNKEVVTHKQTDEELAAKEQFLNDVAGISRFVELFFICLSLFSLIVALFVLNYFSALKCHRTRIHKHLFCALIIFEVILTITVVEELISFYKPDQCSIIKDDTIAATPILCETLIVVREYSRFVVFAWMFIEGHYLNGLVSAAVFGTPKFVLYYIFGWMSPLPFLVLWIIFMSKSVLQCWYDYASSKYYLLVEIPRLSLLGINIVLLFNIIRVLVTKLRQNNSGESQLVRKAIKATAVLTPLLGVCNLTYLITPNSEAHEQSKVQIVFNHCIIKLPPAIQGFIVALLYCFLNGEVLAILRRRWSSWRLHRISGNTVRRTSASVFTTLTDVRMATIKDDDELDKIDETTPCAPQLHVDNHDKETKLNGHV; the protein is encoded by the exons ATGGATTGGAATGATAAGGCGTGCACTGATAAATGCCGGGATAGATATTATGATTATGAAAAAGAATTGAATCTAAAAG GTGCAGCGTACTGTGGTGTTGATTTTGACAGTACAATATGCTGGCCGCCTACACTTGCAAATGAGACAGCAGTTGTGGTGTGTCCTGAAGGAAACCCATTAATAGACACCAGCA AAACAGCATTTCAAAAATGCAACATCAATGCAACTTGGAACAAAATTCCAGGATATATATTACAATGTTTTTACGACGACAACAAGGAAGTAGTAACTCATAAGCAAACGGATGAGGAATTAGCCGCAAAGGAACAG ttTTTAAACGACGTTGCTGGTATAAGTCGATttgttgaattattttttatctgCCTCTCGTTATTCAGCCTTATCGTTGCGCTATTTGTCCTGAATTATTTCAG TGCTCTTAAGTGCCACCGCACCCGCATTCACAAACACTTATTTTGTGCTCTAATCATCTTTGAGGTCATCTTGACAATCACTGTTGTCGAAGAATTAATTAGTTTCTATAAACCAGACCAGTGCTCCATAATTAAGGATGATACTATTGCGGCGACC CCAATTTTATGTGAAACTCTGATTGTAGTGAGAGAATACAGCCGTTTTGTTGTCTTTGCTTGGATGTTCATCGAGGGACACTATTTGAATGGACTCGTATCAGCGGCAGTCTTCGGCACTCCGAAATTTGTTCTTTACTATATCTTTGGTTGGA TGTCTCCTTTACCGTTTCTTGTGCTGTGGATAATATTCATGTCAAAATCTGTTTTGCA atGTTGGTATGATTATGCAtcttcaaaatattatttattagtcGAGATTCCACGCCTCTCACTTTTAGGG ATTAACATTGTTCTTCTTTTCAACATCATCCGGGTCCTTGTAACGAAACTTCGACAGAACAATTCTGGAGAAAGTCAGCTTGTGCG AAAAGCAATTAAAGCAACCGCTGTTTTAACACCACTGTTGGGAGTGTGTAACCTCACGTATTTAATAACCCCAAATTCTGAAGCACATGAGCAGTCTAAGGTACAAATAGTGTTCAATCACTGTATCATAAAGCTGCCACCTGCTATACAAGGCTTTATTGTGGCGTTGCTGTACTGTTTTCTTAATGGAGAG GTGCTAGCCATTTTGCGGAGGCGATGGTCAAGTTGGCGATTACACCGGATCAGTGGTAACACAGTGCGTCGAACTTCAGCCTCAGTTTTCACCACTCTTACAGAC GTCCGGATGGCGACAATAAAGGATGATGACGAGCTAGACAAAATTGATGAAACAACGCCCTGTGCACCACAACTTCACGTTGATAACCACGATAAAGAAACTAAATTAAATGGTCACGTGTAA
- the LOC140044030 gene encoding PDF receptor-like isoform X4 encodes MDWNDKACTDKCRDRYYDYEKELNLKGAAYCGVDFDSTICWPPTLANETAVVVCPEGNPLIDTSKTAFQKCNINATWNKIPGYILQCFYDDNKEVVTHKQTDEELAAKEQFLNDVAGISRFVELFFICLSLFSLIVALFVLNYFSALKCHRTRIHKHLFCALIIFEVILTITVVEELISFYKPDQCSIIKDDTIAATPILCETLIVVREYSRFVVFAWMFIEGHYLNGLVSAAVFGTPKFVLYYIFGWMSPLPFLVLWIIFMSKSVLQCWYDYASSKYYLLVEIPRLSLLGINIVLLFNIIRVLVTKLRQNNSGESQLVRKAIKATAVLTPLLGVCNLTYLITPNSEAHEQSKVQIVFNHCIIKLPPAIQGFIVALLYCFLNGEVLAILRRRWSSWRLHRISGNTVRMATIKDDDELDKIDETTPCAPQLHVDNHDKETKLNGHV; translated from the exons ATGGATTGGAATGATAAGGCGTGCACTGATAAATGCCGGGATAGATATTATGATTATGAAAAAGAATTGAATCTAAAAG GTGCAGCGTACTGTGGTGTTGATTTTGACAGTACAATATGCTGGCCGCCTACACTTGCAAATGAGACAGCAGTTGTGGTGTGTCCTGAAGGAAACCCATTAATAGACACCAGCA AAACAGCATTTCAAAAATGCAACATCAATGCAACTTGGAACAAAATTCCAGGATATATATTACAATGTTTTTACGACGACAACAAGGAAGTAGTAACTCATAAGCAAACGGATGAGGAATTAGCCGCAAAGGAACAG ttTTTAAACGACGTTGCTGGTATAAGTCGATttgttgaattattttttatctgCCTCTCGTTATTCAGCCTTATCGTTGCGCTATTTGTCCTGAATTATTTCAG TGCTCTTAAGTGCCACCGCACCCGCATTCACAAACACTTATTTTGTGCTCTAATCATCTTTGAGGTCATCTTGACAATCACTGTTGTCGAAGAATTAATTAGTTTCTATAAACCAGACCAGTGCTCCATAATTAAGGATGATACTATTGCGGCGACC CCAATTTTATGTGAAACTCTGATTGTAGTGAGAGAATACAGCCGTTTTGTTGTCTTTGCTTGGATGTTCATCGAGGGACACTATTTGAATGGACTCGTATCAGCGGCAGTCTTCGGCACTCCGAAATTTGTTCTTTACTATATCTTTGGTTGGA TGTCTCCTTTACCGTTTCTTGTGCTGTGGATAATATTCATGTCAAAATCTGTTTTGCA atGTTGGTATGATTATGCAtcttcaaaatattatttattagtcGAGATTCCACGCCTCTCACTTTTAGGG ATTAACATTGTTCTTCTTTTCAACATCATCCGGGTCCTTGTAACGAAACTTCGACAGAACAATTCTGGAGAAAGTCAGCTTGTGCG AAAAGCAATTAAAGCAACCGCTGTTTTAACACCACTGTTGGGAGTGTGTAACCTCACGTATTTAATAACCCCAAATTCTGAAGCACATGAGCAGTCTAAGGTACAAATAGTGTTCAATCACTGTATCATAAAGCTGCCACCTGCTATACAAGGCTTTATTGTGGCGTTGCTGTACTGTTTTCTTAATGGAGAG GTGCTAGCCATTTTGCGGAGGCGATGGTCAAGTTGGCGATTACACCGGATCAGTGGTAACACA GTCCGGATGGCGACAATAAAGGATGATGACGAGCTAGACAAAATTGATGAAACAACGCCCTGTGCACCACAACTTCACGTTGATAACCACGATAAAGAAACTAAATTAAATGGTCACGTGTAA
- the LOC140044030 gene encoding PDF receptor-like isoform X3: protein MDWNDKACTDKCRDRYYDYEKELNLKGAAYCGVDFDSTICWPPTLANETAVVVCPEGNPLIDTSKTAFQKCNINATWNKIPGYILQCFYDDNKEVVTHKQTDEELAAKEQFLNDVAGISRFVELFFICLSLFSLIVALFVLNYFSALKCHRTRIHKHLFCALIIFEVILTITVVEELISFYKPDQCSIIKDDTIAATPILCETLIVVREYSRFVVFAWMFIEGHYLNGLVSAAVFGTPKFVLYYIFGWMSPLPFLVLWIIFMSKSVLQCWYDYASSKYYLLVEIPRLSLLGINIVLLFNIIRVLVTKLRQNNSGESQLVRKAIKATAVLTPLLGVCNLTYLITPNSEAHEQSKVQIVFNHCIIKLPPAIQGFIVALLYCFLNGEVLAILRRRWSSWRLHRISGNTVRRTSASVFTTLTDDTEATGARRASARQTYFTYAQNKKTPPSPPRPKSDLWPIF, encoded by the exons ATGGATTGGAATGATAAGGCGTGCACTGATAAATGCCGGGATAGATATTATGATTATGAAAAAGAATTGAATCTAAAAG GTGCAGCGTACTGTGGTGTTGATTTTGACAGTACAATATGCTGGCCGCCTACACTTGCAAATGAGACAGCAGTTGTGGTGTGTCCTGAAGGAAACCCATTAATAGACACCAGCA AAACAGCATTTCAAAAATGCAACATCAATGCAACTTGGAACAAAATTCCAGGATATATATTACAATGTTTTTACGACGACAACAAGGAAGTAGTAACTCATAAGCAAACGGATGAGGAATTAGCCGCAAAGGAACAG ttTTTAAACGACGTTGCTGGTATAAGTCGATttgttgaattattttttatctgCCTCTCGTTATTCAGCCTTATCGTTGCGCTATTTGTCCTGAATTATTTCAG TGCTCTTAAGTGCCACCGCACCCGCATTCACAAACACTTATTTTGTGCTCTAATCATCTTTGAGGTCATCTTGACAATCACTGTTGTCGAAGAATTAATTAGTTTCTATAAACCAGACCAGTGCTCCATAATTAAGGATGATACTATTGCGGCGACC CCAATTTTATGTGAAACTCTGATTGTAGTGAGAGAATACAGCCGTTTTGTTGTCTTTGCTTGGATGTTCATCGAGGGACACTATTTGAATGGACTCGTATCAGCGGCAGTCTTCGGCACTCCGAAATTTGTTCTTTACTATATCTTTGGTTGGA TGTCTCCTTTACCGTTTCTTGTGCTGTGGATAATATTCATGTCAAAATCTGTTTTGCA atGTTGGTATGATTATGCAtcttcaaaatattatttattagtcGAGATTCCACGCCTCTCACTTTTAGGG ATTAACATTGTTCTTCTTTTCAACATCATCCGGGTCCTTGTAACGAAACTTCGACAGAACAATTCTGGAGAAAGTCAGCTTGTGCG AAAAGCAATTAAAGCAACCGCTGTTTTAACACCACTGTTGGGAGTGTGTAACCTCACGTATTTAATAACCCCAAATTCTGAAGCACATGAGCAGTCTAAGGTACAAATAGTGTTCAATCACTGTATCATAAAGCTGCCACCTGCTATACAAGGCTTTATTGTGGCGTTGCTGTACTGTTTTCTTAATGGAGAG GTGCTAGCCATTTTGCGGAGGCGATGGTCAAGTTGGCGATTACACCGGATCAGTGGTAACACAGTGCGTCGAACTTCAGCCTCAGTTTTCACCACTCTTACAGAC GACACTGAAGCTACAGGAGCACGCCGCGCAAGTGCTCGCCAGACCTAT TTCACTTATGCACAGAACAAGAAGACACCACCATCACCACCCAGGCCTAAATCTGACCTCTGGCCCATATTTTAG